GGACCATGTCCACTTCAACGCGCGCGGGGCCGAGCAGTTCGCGCAGGTCGTCGTCGGGGCGATCCTCCCGGCCCTTCCCCCGGCCGCGGCCCGGGCGCCGTGAAGATCCTGTACGTGCTCGAGCGATCGGCGCGGGAGAGCGAGGTCTTCATCCGGCGCGAGATCGCCGAGGTGATGAGGCAGGGATCGCTCGTCGAGGCGGCCCACCGCGATGGCGCCGCGTACCGCGTCGAGCGGGCCGAGGTGATCATGTCGCTCCAACCGACGTCGTCGGGGGCGCGGGCCGGGATCGCGATGCCCCCCGCCGGGGTCGCGCGATCGATGGCCGCCGCCGCGGGGGCGGGAGGGCGGCGCGCCCTCGCGCACGCGCGCGGGAGGGGGCGGGCCCTGGGGAGCGGTTTCCGGCAGGCGGTCGCCCTCGCGCGCCACGCCAGACGGCTCGGCGCCGATCTCCTCCATGCGCACTTCGCCGCGCGCGCGTGCGAGGACGCGATGCTGGCGTCGTGGATCTCGGGGATCCCCTTCACGTTCACCGCGCACGGCTACGACGTGCACCTCGAGCCCCCGGCAGACTATCCCGAGCGCGCCGCGGCCGCGGCCGCCGTCGTGACCGTCTCCGCCGACAACGCGCGCGTCCTCGCCGAGAGGCACGGGATTCCGCGCGAGAGGATCCGCGTCGTCCACCTCGGGGTGGACGTGAACCGGTATCGCCCCCGGGGCGAGGCCGAGCCGCGGCTCCTCGTGAGCGTGATGCGCCTGCACCCCGACAAGGGGAGCGACCTCCTCCTCGACGCGGCCGAGGCCCTGGCCGCGCGCGCCGTCGACTTCCGCTGGGAGATCTACGGCGAGGGGGAGGATCGGGCGCGCATGGAGCCGCGCCTCGCCTCAGGGCTCGGCTCGAAGGTGAAGCTCATGGGATGGGCCGACGAGGCGACGCTGATGTCGGCCCTCGCGCGCGCCGCGCTCTTTGTGCTGCCGAGCCGGCACGAGTCGCTCGGCGTCGCGCTCCTCGAGGCGATGGCGTGCGGCGTGGCGGCGGTCGCGACCGAGGTGGGAGGTGTCCCCGAGGTGACCGATCGCGGGCGCTGCGCGCGCCTCGTCCCGGCAGGGGACCCGTCGGCCCTCGCGGACGGGATCGCGTCGCTCCTCGCCGATGCACCCGGGCGCGCCGCCCTGGGGCTCGCCGCGCGGGAGCGCGTCGTGTCGGCTTTCCGGCTCGACGAGAGCGTCCTGCGTCTCCGCAAGGTCTGGCACGAGGCGACGGGAAAACGGTGAGCGAGGCCGTCGCCAGGGCGAAGAACCAGGGGATCTGGCTGGCCCTCGGCCAGATCGTGACGCGCGGCGCGCAGTTCGCGTCGACGATCGTCCTCGCGCGCCTCCTGGTCCCCGAGTCGTTCGGGAAGGTCGCGATCGCTGCGGTCGTCTGGGAGGTCGTCGCCCTGTTCGGGAACACCGGGGTCGCCGTCGGCTTCCCGGAGGATCGACGCCTTCTCCTGGGAACGCTCGGGGAGAGATCGGCTTGGGCCCGCTGGGCGCAATTCCGGCGCGGCCTCGCCGCCACGATCCTGGGCCGGGAAGGAGGGGCGTGAGGCTTTCGGGCGCGCGCCGCGTCGTTCGGGATCTCCTCGCGCCCCGCGCCCCGGATCCGCCGGCCGGGTTCGAGGAGGCGTCGGCCCGCCTTCTCCATGCGCGCCACCTCGCCGCTTACGAGATCGCCCGTCCCCACGTCGGGGGGCGCGACGTCGTCGAGATCGGAACGCACCGCGGGTACGGCAGCCGCGTCCTCGCTCCCGGCGCGCGCTCGTTCACCGGCGTCGACCTCGCGTTCGATCACGCGCTCGCCGCGCGGAACGAGGGAGGCGTCCGATCGATCCAGGCCGACGGGCAGCGTCTTCCTCTGCGCGCCGCCGCCGCGGACGTGGTGGTGAGCTTCCAGGTCATCGAGCACGTCTGGAGCGTCCCGGCCTTCCTCCGCGAGATCCATCGGATCCTCCGTCCCTCGGGGATCCTCGTCGTCTCGACGCCCCACGCGCGGGGCCGGCTCCTTCCCCGGCAGATGCCCTGGAACGAAGAGCACCTCCGCGAGTACGAAGTCGGGAACTTCACCCGCGCCCTCGGGGCGATCTTCGACGCCGTCGACCCCTTCGGGCTCGTCGCGGATGAGGCCGTCGTGGCGATCGAGCAGACCCGCGTCGAGGTCGATCCATGGGCGCATTATTTCGCCGGACCCTGGGGCGGGCCGATGCGCCGTGTCGGGGGGGGCTTGAGACGGAATCTGCCGGGGAGGTCCAGCCCGACGCCGCCCGAGATCGAGGCGGTGAGGGGAGCGTCCGACGACGCGCTGGTGAAGCGGTACTCCCCGATTCATGAGGGTCTCGATCGCGCTCTCGATCTCTTCGCCATCTGCCGCAAGGCAGGGAGCGCAAGGTCCGGCGCCGTCGATCCCATCGACACGCCCCGCTACTGGAGCGAGCGCCTTCGGGAGCACCCGGGTCTCTCGGGAACCGGTTCGTCGCTCGCACCCCTCGCCTGGCAGCGCTGGCTGTACTGCGGGAAAGAGCGGGCGTATCTGCGACTCCTGAGGCGGGCCTCGCTCGACGTGCGGGGGGTGGACGTTCTCGACTTCGGGTGCGGCACCGGTTACTTCGAGGACGTCTGGGAGCGGCTCGGGGCCCGCTCCACGTCGGGGATCGACGTCGTCTTCGAGGCGATCGCGAGGCTTCGCGAGGCCCATCCCGACAGGCGATACCTGCGCGTGGACCTCTCGTCGGAGCCCGCCGACCTCGCCCTTTTCGGGCACCCCGATCTGATCACGGCCCTCGACGTGCTCTATCACATCGTCGATGACGACGCGCTCCTCGCCGTGCTGCGGAGGCTCGTCGAGCTTCTGCCTCCCGGCGGCCACGTCCTCTTCACCGACGCCCTGCGCGAGCAGGAGACCTCCCCCCACGTGCGCTTCCGCTCGCTCAATCAGTGGATGCAGATCCTGGCGGCCCTCGGCCTCACTCTCGCCGACAGCGAGCCCGTCTTCGCCATCAACAACCACTTCGGCGGCGCGGCGCTCCATCTTCCCGGTCCGGTCGGTGCGCTCCAGCACTTCCTAGATCCTGCGATCCTCCGCACGATGCCCTGCCTCGCCAACAACTGGGCGGTGCTGGCGCGGAAGGACATCTCGTGGACACGCTGAGAAACGGGATTCTGGGAGGGTCAAGGTCAGCACGCCGCAAACGCGGTAAGGGGTCGACTGTAACCGTTGAAACGGGGGTCCACGTGCGACGAACCAAGGCGGGTGAGTGGAACATGGACTCACTTCACAACGCTTTC
This region of Acidobacteriota bacterium genomic DNA includes:
- a CDS encoding glycosyltransferase family 4 protein; protein product: MKILYVLERSARESEVFIRREIAEVMRQGSLVEAAHRDGAAYRVERAEVIMSLQPTSSGARAGIAMPPAGVARSMAAAAGAGGRRALAHARGRGRALGSGFRQAVALARHARRLGADLLHAHFAARACEDAMLASWISGIPFTFTAHGYDVHLEPPADYPERAAAAAAVVTVSADNARVLAERHGIPRERIRVVHLGVDVNRYRPRGEAEPRLLVSVMRLHPDKGSDLLLDAAEALAARAVDFRWEIYGEGEDRARMEPRLASGLGSKVKLMGWADEATLMSALARAALFVLPSRHESLGVALLEAMACGVAAVATEVGGVPEVTDRGRCARLVPAGDPSALADGIASLLADAPGRAALGLAARERVVSAFRLDESVLRLRKVWHEATGKR
- a CDS encoding oligosaccharide flippase family protein, producing MSEAVARAKNQGIWLALGQIVTRGAQFASTIVLARLLVPESFGKVAIAAVVWEVVALFGNTGVAVGFPEDRRLLLGTLGERSAWARWAQFRRGLAATILGREGGA
- a CDS encoding methyltransferase domain-containing protein produces the protein MRLSGARRVVRDLLAPRAPDPPAGFEEASARLLHARHLAAYEIARPHVGGRDVVEIGTHRGYGSRVLAPGARSFTGVDLAFDHALAARNEGGVRSIQADGQRLPLRAAAADVVVSFQVIEHVWSVPAFLREIHRILRPSGILVVSTPHARGRLLPRQMPWNEEHLREYEVGNFTRALGAIFDAVDPFGLVADEAVVAIEQTRVEVDPWAHYFAGPWGGPMRRVGGGLRRNLPGRSSPTPPEIEAVRGASDDALVKRYSPIHEGLDRALDLFAICRKAGSARSGAVDPIDTPRYWSERLREHPGLSGTGSSLAPLAWQRWLYCGKERAYLRLLRRASLDVRGVDVLDFGCGTGYFEDVWERLGARSTSGIDVVFEAIARLREAHPDRRYLRVDLSSEPADLALFGHPDLITALDVLYHIVDDDALLAVLRRLVELLPPGGHVLFTDALREQETSPHVRFRSLNQWMQILAALGLTLADSEPVFAINNHFGGAALHLPGPVGALQHFLDPAILRTMPCLANNWAVLARKDISWTR